One part of the Ursus arctos isolate Adak ecotype North America unplaced genomic scaffold, UrsArc2.0 scaffold_14, whole genome shotgun sequence genome encodes these proteins:
- the CAMSAP3 gene encoding calmodulin-regulated spectrin-associated protein 3 isoform X3, translated as MVEAAPPGPGPLRRTFLVPEIKSLDQYDFSRAKAAASLAWVLRAAFGGAEHVPSELWEPFYTDQYAQEHVKPPVTRLLLSAELYCRAWRQALPQLETPPSPSALLALLARRGTVPALPERPVQEADLRHQPILMGAHLAVIDALMVAFAFEWTKTLPGPLALASLEHKLLFWVDTTIRRLQEKTEQEAAQRASPVAPADGVAPAQPSIRYRKDRAVARRAPCFPNVTTLQDLASGAALAATIHCYCPQLLRLEGGPCFPRAPSSFPQRGGPRCPVPTEVCLKEPMSVADSLYNLQLVQDFCASRLPRGCPLSLEDLLYVPPPLKINLVVLLAEMFMCFEVLKPDFVQAKELPDGHAASPRAMEASPAQNSSGCRYSSPVGSPVFNFRHPLLSPGGPQSPLRGSTGSLKSSPSMSHMEALGKAWNRQLSRPLSQAVSFSTPFGLDSDVDVVMGDPVLLRSVSSDSLGPPRPAPARTPVQPSPEPGDLPTIEEALQIIHSAEPRLLPDGAADGSFYLHSPEGSSKLPLASSYPLEGASKPLPDGPTKAPTYVPHPEGPLKPSPCPAGEVSKPPALSEGSPKAAASSPAASNSEVKMTSFAERKKQLVRAEAEAGSPAATPTAPEALSSEMSELGARLEEKRRAIEAQKRRIEAIFAKHRQRLGKSAFLQVQPREAGGEAEAEPGPVPGGERPAGEGQGDPSPRPKAVTFSPELGPVPPEGLGDYNRAVSKLSAALSSLQRDMQRLTDQQQRLLAPPEAPGPAPPPAAWVIPGPTVGPKAASPSPARRAPAARRSPGPGPSPTPRSPKHARPAELRLAPLTRVLTPPHDVDSLPHLRKFSPSQVPVQTRSSILLAEGSPPEPGARPGLIEIPLGSLEEPTAEDEGDGSPPGAEDSLEEEASSEGEPRAGLGFFYKDEDKPEDEMAQKRASLLERQQRRAEEARRRKQWQEAEKEQRREEAARLAQEEVTAGPPAPPAPVAPAAAPAPAARVPAEEEVGPRRGDFTRLEYERRAQLKLMDDLDKVLRPRAAGAGGPGRGGRRAPRPRSGCCDDSALARSPARGLLGSRLSKVYSQSTLSLSTVANEAPNNLGVKRPTSRAPSPSGLMSPSRLPGSRERDWENGSNASSPASVPEYTGPRLYKEPSAKSNKFIIHNALSHCCLAGKVNEPQKNRILEEIEKSKANHFLILFRDSSCQFRALYTLSGETEELTRLAGYGPRTVTPAMVEGIYKYNSDRKRFTQIPAKTMSMSVDAFTIQGHLWQSKKPTTPKKGSSTPK; from the exons AGCACGTGCCCTCGGAGCTGTGGGAGCCCTTCTACACCGACCAGTACGCGCAGGAGCACGTGAAGCCCCCGGTGACGCGGCTGCTGCTCTCGGCCGAGCTCTACTGCCGGGCCTGGCGCCAGGCGCTGCCGCAGCTCGAGACCCCCCCCAGCCCCTCGGCGTTGCTGGCCCTGCTGGCGCGGAGGGGCACAGTGCCCGCGCTGCCCGAGCGCCCCGTGCAGGAGGCCGACCTGAGGCACCAGCCCATCCTCATG GGAGCCCATCTAGCTGTCATTGACGCCCTTATGGTTGCCTTCGCCTTCGAGTGGACGAAGACACTGCCCGGTCCTTTGGCCCTGGCCAGCTTGGAGCACAAGCTCCTTTTCTGGGTGGACACG accATCCGGCGGCTGCAGGAGAAGACGGAGCAGGAAGCTGCCCAGAGAGCCTCTCCTGTGGCCCCTGCAGACGGGGTGGCCCCAGCACAGCCCTCG ATCCGATACCGCAAGGACCGAGCTGTGGCCCGACGTGCCCCCTGCTTTCCAAATGTGACCACGCTCCAGGATCTGGCAAGTGGGGCTGCACTGGCTGCCACAATCCACTGCTATTGTCCCCAGCTCTTGCGACTCGAGG GAGGCCCTTGCTTCCCCAGGGCCCCGTCCTCCTTCCCACAGCGCGGGGGACCCAGGTGTCCTGTCCCTACAGAGGTGTGCCTCAAGGAGCCCATGTCTGTGGCGGACAGCCTCTACAACCTCCAGCTGGTGCAGGACTTCTGCGCCTCCCGCCTTCCTCGCGGCTGCCCGCTGTCCCTCGAGGACCTGCTCTATGTCCCACCGCCCCTCAAG ATCAACCTGGTGGTGCTGCTCGCTGAGATGTTCATGTGCTTTGAGGTGCTGAAACCTGATTTCGTGCAGGCCAAAGAGCTGCCTGACGGTCACG CGGCCTCCCCCCGGGCCATGGAGGCCTCTCCCGCTCAGAACAGCAGTGGCTGCAGGTACAGTTCGCCTGTTGG TTCTCCTGTCTTCAACTTCCGCCACCCGCTCCTGTCACCCGGCGGCCCCCAGTCCCCACTCCGTGGATCCACAG GCTCACTGAAGTCCTCCCCGTCCATGTCCCACATGGAGGCCCTCGGCAAGGCCTGGAACCGTCAGCTCAG ccgccccCTTTCCCAGGCAGTGTCGTTCAGCACCCCCTTTGGCCTGGACAGCGACGTGGATGTCGTCATGGGAGACCCCGTCCTACTCCGCTCCGTCAGCTCAGACAGCTTGGgccccccgcgccccgcgccAGCCCGGACCCCCGTCCAGCCATCCCCGGAGCCTGGCGACCTGCCTACCATCGAGGAGGCCTTGCAGATCATCCACAGTGCCGAGCCCCGGCTGCTCCCAGATGGCGCTGCCGACGGCAGCTTCTACCTCCACTCCCCTGAGGGCTCCTCCAAACTGCCGCTGGCTTCCTCCTACCCACTCGAGGGGGCCTCAAAGCCACTGCCCGATGGGCCCACCAAAGCACCCACCTACGTGCCCCACCCTGAGGGCCCCTTGAAACCATCTCCCTGCCCGGCAGGGGAGGTGTCGAAACCACCGGCCCTATCTGAGGGCTCCCCGAAGGCGGCAGCTTCGTCCCCAGCGGCCAGCAACTCCGAGGTGAAGATGACCAGCTTTGCGGAACGCAAGAAGCAGCTGGTCAGGGCTGAGGCCGAGGCAGGTTCCCCGGCAGCCACCCCCACAGCCCCAGAGGCCCTGAGCTCAGAGATGAGTGAACTGGGGGCCCGGCTGGAGGAGAAACGGCGGGCCATTGAGGCTCAGAAGCGACGGATCGAGGCCATCTTTGCCAAGCACCGCCAGCGACTGGGCAAGAGCGCTTTCCTGCAGGTGCAGCCAcgggaggctggaggggaggcagaggcggAGCCGGGCCCGGTCCCTGGTGGGGAGCGACCAGCGGGTGAAGGCCAGGGTGATCCATCCCCACGGCCCAAGGCAGTAACCTTCTCACCCGAACTGGGCCCGGTGCCCCCCGAGGGGCTGGGGGACTATAACCGGGCAGTCAGCAAGCTAAGTGCTGCGCTGAGCTCACTGCAACGGGACATGCAGAGGCTCACGGACCAGCAGCAGCGGCTCCTGGCCCCACCTGAGGCCCCCGGGCCTGCCCCGCCACCTGCTGCATGGGTCATCCCTGGTCCCACAGTGGGTCCCAAAGCCGCATCTCCCAGCCCTGCTCGGCGTGCCCCAGCTGCCCGGCGCAGCCCCGGGCCCGGCCCCAGCCCGACACCCCGAAGCCCGAAACATGCACGGCCAGCAGAGCTGCGGCTAGCACCCCTGACAAGAGTGCTCACACCTCCCCACGATGTAGACAGCCTCCCCCACCTGCGCAAGTTCTCGCCAAGCCAGGTGCCTGTGCAGACACGCTCCTCTATCCTCCTGGCGGAGGGGTCACCTCCAGAGCCTGGGGCCCGGCCTGGCCTCATCGAGATCCCGCTGGGCAGCCTGGAAGAGCCCACAGCCGAAGACGAGGGAGATGGGAGCCCCCCTGGTGCTGAGGATTCCTTGGAGGAAGAGGCATCTTCCGAGGGAGAGCCccgggcagggctgggattcTTCTATAAG GATGAAGACAAGCCCGAGGACGAGATGGCCCAGAAGCGGGCCAGCCTGCTGGAACGGCAGCAGCGGCGGGCGGAGGAGGCGCGGCGGCGGAAACAGTGGCAGGAGGCTGAGAAGGAGCAGCGGAGGGAAGAGGCCGCACG GCTGGCCCAGGAGGAGGTGACCGCGGGCCCCCCGGCCCCCCCGGCTCCTGTGGCCCCcgcagcagccccagcccctgctgcgAGGGTCCCAGCTGAGGAAGAGGTGGGCCCCAGGCGGGGGGACTTCACTCGGCTCGAGTATGAACGCAGGGCCCAGCTGAAGCTGATGGATGACCTTGACAAAGTGCTGCGGCCACGGGCTGCGGGGGCCGGGGGGCCAGGCCGGGGtgggcggagggccccccggccACGCTCTGGTTGCTGTGATGACTCGGCCCTGGCACGAAGCCCTGCCCGTGGCCTGCTGG gctcccggctgagcaaagTCTACTCTCAGTCCACCCTATCACTGTCCACCGTGGCCAACGAGGCCCCCAATAACCTTGGTGTGAAGAGGCCCACGTCTCG GGCTCCTTCCCCATCCGGCCTCATGTCCCCCAGCCGCCTGCCTGGCAGCCGTGAGCGTGACTGGGAGAACGGCAGCAACGCCTCGTCCCCGGCGTCGGTGCCTGAGTACACAG GTCCACGGCTGTACAAGGAGCCCAGCGCCAAGTCCAACAAGTTCATCATCCACAACGCCCTGTCTCACTGCTGCTTGGCGGGCAAGGTAAACGAACCGCAGAAGAACCGCATTCTCGAG GAAATTGAGAAGAGCAAGGCCAACCACTTCCTGATCCTCTTCCGCGACTCGAGCTGCCAGTTCCGGGCGCTCTACACGCTGTCCGGGGAGACGGAGGAGCTGACTCGCCTGGCGGGCTACGGCCCCCGCACAGTCACGCCCGCCATGGTCGAGGGCATCTACAAGTACAACTCGGACCGCAAGCGCTTCACCCAGATCCCTGCCAAGACCATGTCCATGAGTGTAGATGCCTTCACCATCCAGGGCCACCTCTGGCAGAGCAAGAAGCCCACGACTCCCAAGAAGGGCAGCAGCACCCCCAAGTAG
- the CAMSAP3 gene encoding calmodulin-regulated spectrin-associated protein 3 isoform X6, translating into MVEAAPPGPGPLRRTFLVPEIKSLDQYDFSRAKAAASLAWVLRAAFGGAEHVPSELWEPFYTDQYAQEHVKPPVTRLLLSAELYCRAWRQALPQLETPPSPSALLALLARRGTVPALPERPVQEADLRHQPILMGAHLAVIDALMVAFAFEWTKTLPGPLALASLEHKLLFWVDTTIRRLQEKTEQEAAQRASPVAPADGVAPAQPSHAIAFCLKESGSKPPMIRYRKDRAVARRAPCFPNVTTLQDLASGAALAATIHCYCPQLLRLEEVCLKEPMSVADSLYNLQLVQDFCASRLPRGCPLSLEDLLYVPPPLKINLVVLLAEMFMCFEVLKPDFVQAKELPDGHAASPRAMEASPAQNSSGCSSPVFNFRHPLLSPGGPQSPLRGSTGSLKSSPSMSHMEALGKAWNRQLSRPLSQAVSFSTPFGLDSDVDVVMGDPVLLRSVSSDSLGPPRPAPARTPVQPSPEPGDLPTIEEALQIIHSAEPRLLPDGAADGSFYLHSPEGSSKLPLASSYPLEGASKPLPDGPTKAPTYVPHPEGPLKPSPCPAGEVSKPPALSEGSPKAAASSPAASNSEVKMTSFAERKKQLVRAEAEAGSPAATPTAPEALSSEMSELGARLEEKRRAIEAQKRRIEAIFAKHRQRLGKSAFLQVQPREAGGEAEAEPGPVPGGERPAGEGQGDPSPRPKAVTFSPELGPVPPEGLGDYNRAVSKLSAALSSLQRDMQRLTDQQQRLLAPPEAPGPAPPPAAWVIPGPTVGPKAASPSPARRAPAARRSPGPGPSPTPRSPKHARPAELRLAPLTRVLTPPHDVDSLPHLRKFSPSQVPVQTRSSILLAEGSPPEPGARPGLIEIPLGSLEEPTAEDEGDGSPPGAEDSLEEEASSEGEPRAGLGFFYKDEDKPEDEMAQKRASLLERQQRRAEEARRRKQWQEAEKEQRREEAARLAQEEVTAGPPAPPAPVAPAAAPAPAARVPAEEEVGPRRGDFTRLEYERRAQLKLMDDLDKVLRPRAAGAGGPGRGGRRAPRPRSGCCDDSALARSPARGLLGSRLSKVYSQSTLSLSTVANEAPNNLGVKRPTSRAPSPSGLMSPSRLPGSRERDWENGSNASSPASVPEYTGPRLYKEPSAKSNKFIIHNALSHCCLAGKVNEPQKNRILEEIEKSKANHFLILFRDSSCQFRALYTLSGETEELTRLAGYGPRTVTPAMVEGIYKYNSDRKRFTQIPAKTMSMSVDAFTIQGHLWQSKKPTTPKKGSSTPK; encoded by the exons AGCACGTGCCCTCGGAGCTGTGGGAGCCCTTCTACACCGACCAGTACGCGCAGGAGCACGTGAAGCCCCCGGTGACGCGGCTGCTGCTCTCGGCCGAGCTCTACTGCCGGGCCTGGCGCCAGGCGCTGCCGCAGCTCGAGACCCCCCCCAGCCCCTCGGCGTTGCTGGCCCTGCTGGCGCGGAGGGGCACAGTGCCCGCGCTGCCCGAGCGCCCCGTGCAGGAGGCCGACCTGAGGCACCAGCCCATCCTCATG GGAGCCCATCTAGCTGTCATTGACGCCCTTATGGTTGCCTTCGCCTTCGAGTGGACGAAGACACTGCCCGGTCCTTTGGCCCTGGCCAGCTTGGAGCACAAGCTCCTTTTCTGGGTGGACACG accATCCGGCGGCTGCAGGAGAAGACGGAGCAGGAAGCTGCCCAGAGAGCCTCTCCTGTGGCCCCTGCAGACGGGGTGGCCCCAGCACAGCCCTCG cACGCAATTGCCTTCTGTTTGAAGGAGTCGGGGAGCAAACCCCCCATG ATCCGATACCGCAAGGACCGAGCTGTGGCCCGACGTGCCCCCTGCTTTCCAAATGTGACCACGCTCCAGGATCTGGCAAGTGGGGCTGCACTGGCTGCCACAATCCACTGCTATTGTCCCCAGCTCTTGCGACTCGAGG AGGTGTGCCTCAAGGAGCCCATGTCTGTGGCGGACAGCCTCTACAACCTCCAGCTGGTGCAGGACTTCTGCGCCTCCCGCCTTCCTCGCGGCTGCCCGCTGTCCCTCGAGGACCTGCTCTATGTCCCACCGCCCCTCAAG ATCAACCTGGTGGTGCTGCTCGCTGAGATGTTCATGTGCTTTGAGGTGCTGAAACCTGATTTCGTGCAGGCCAAAGAGCTGCCTGACGGTCACG CGGCCTCCCCCCGGGCCATGGAGGCCTCTCCCGCTCAGAACAGCAGTGGCTGCAG TTCTCCTGTCTTCAACTTCCGCCACCCGCTCCTGTCACCCGGCGGCCCCCAGTCCCCACTCCGTGGATCCACAG GCTCACTGAAGTCCTCCCCGTCCATGTCCCACATGGAGGCCCTCGGCAAGGCCTGGAACCGTCAGCTCAG ccgccccCTTTCCCAGGCAGTGTCGTTCAGCACCCCCTTTGGCCTGGACAGCGACGTGGATGTCGTCATGGGAGACCCCGTCCTACTCCGCTCCGTCAGCTCAGACAGCTTGGgccccccgcgccccgcgccAGCCCGGACCCCCGTCCAGCCATCCCCGGAGCCTGGCGACCTGCCTACCATCGAGGAGGCCTTGCAGATCATCCACAGTGCCGAGCCCCGGCTGCTCCCAGATGGCGCTGCCGACGGCAGCTTCTACCTCCACTCCCCTGAGGGCTCCTCCAAACTGCCGCTGGCTTCCTCCTACCCACTCGAGGGGGCCTCAAAGCCACTGCCCGATGGGCCCACCAAAGCACCCACCTACGTGCCCCACCCTGAGGGCCCCTTGAAACCATCTCCCTGCCCGGCAGGGGAGGTGTCGAAACCACCGGCCCTATCTGAGGGCTCCCCGAAGGCGGCAGCTTCGTCCCCAGCGGCCAGCAACTCCGAGGTGAAGATGACCAGCTTTGCGGAACGCAAGAAGCAGCTGGTCAGGGCTGAGGCCGAGGCAGGTTCCCCGGCAGCCACCCCCACAGCCCCAGAGGCCCTGAGCTCAGAGATGAGTGAACTGGGGGCCCGGCTGGAGGAGAAACGGCGGGCCATTGAGGCTCAGAAGCGACGGATCGAGGCCATCTTTGCCAAGCACCGCCAGCGACTGGGCAAGAGCGCTTTCCTGCAGGTGCAGCCAcgggaggctggaggggaggcagaggcggAGCCGGGCCCGGTCCCTGGTGGGGAGCGACCAGCGGGTGAAGGCCAGGGTGATCCATCCCCACGGCCCAAGGCAGTAACCTTCTCACCCGAACTGGGCCCGGTGCCCCCCGAGGGGCTGGGGGACTATAACCGGGCAGTCAGCAAGCTAAGTGCTGCGCTGAGCTCACTGCAACGGGACATGCAGAGGCTCACGGACCAGCAGCAGCGGCTCCTGGCCCCACCTGAGGCCCCCGGGCCTGCCCCGCCACCTGCTGCATGGGTCATCCCTGGTCCCACAGTGGGTCCCAAAGCCGCATCTCCCAGCCCTGCTCGGCGTGCCCCAGCTGCCCGGCGCAGCCCCGGGCCCGGCCCCAGCCCGACACCCCGAAGCCCGAAACATGCACGGCCAGCAGAGCTGCGGCTAGCACCCCTGACAAGAGTGCTCACACCTCCCCACGATGTAGACAGCCTCCCCCACCTGCGCAAGTTCTCGCCAAGCCAGGTGCCTGTGCAGACACGCTCCTCTATCCTCCTGGCGGAGGGGTCACCTCCAGAGCCTGGGGCCCGGCCTGGCCTCATCGAGATCCCGCTGGGCAGCCTGGAAGAGCCCACAGCCGAAGACGAGGGAGATGGGAGCCCCCCTGGTGCTGAGGATTCCTTGGAGGAAGAGGCATCTTCCGAGGGAGAGCCccgggcagggctgggattcTTCTATAAG GATGAAGACAAGCCCGAGGACGAGATGGCCCAGAAGCGGGCCAGCCTGCTGGAACGGCAGCAGCGGCGGGCGGAGGAGGCGCGGCGGCGGAAACAGTGGCAGGAGGCTGAGAAGGAGCAGCGGAGGGAAGAGGCCGCACG GCTGGCCCAGGAGGAGGTGACCGCGGGCCCCCCGGCCCCCCCGGCTCCTGTGGCCCCcgcagcagccccagcccctgctgcgAGGGTCCCAGCTGAGGAAGAGGTGGGCCCCAGGCGGGGGGACTTCACTCGGCTCGAGTATGAACGCAGGGCCCAGCTGAAGCTGATGGATGACCTTGACAAAGTGCTGCGGCCACGGGCTGCGGGGGCCGGGGGGCCAGGCCGGGGtgggcggagggccccccggccACGCTCTGGTTGCTGTGATGACTCGGCCCTGGCACGAAGCCCTGCCCGTGGCCTGCTGG gctcccggctgagcaaagTCTACTCTCAGTCCACCCTATCACTGTCCACCGTGGCCAACGAGGCCCCCAATAACCTTGGTGTGAAGAGGCCCACGTCTCG GGCTCCTTCCCCATCCGGCCTCATGTCCCCCAGCCGCCTGCCTGGCAGCCGTGAGCGTGACTGGGAGAACGGCAGCAACGCCTCGTCCCCGGCGTCGGTGCCTGAGTACACAG GTCCACGGCTGTACAAGGAGCCCAGCGCCAAGTCCAACAAGTTCATCATCCACAACGCCCTGTCTCACTGCTGCTTGGCGGGCAAGGTAAACGAACCGCAGAAGAACCGCATTCTCGAG GAAATTGAGAAGAGCAAGGCCAACCACTTCCTGATCCTCTTCCGCGACTCGAGCTGCCAGTTCCGGGCGCTCTACACGCTGTCCGGGGAGACGGAGGAGCTGACTCGCCTGGCGGGCTACGGCCCCCGCACAGTCACGCCCGCCATGGTCGAGGGCATCTACAAGTACAACTCGGACCGCAAGCGCTTCACCCAGATCCCTGCCAAGACCATGTCCATGAGTGTAGATGCCTTCACCATCCAGGGCCACCTCTGGCAGAGCAAGAAGCCCACGACTCCCAAGAAGGGCAGCAGCACCCCCAAGTAG
- the CAMSAP3 gene encoding calmodulin-regulated spectrin-associated protein 3 isoform X5, with protein sequence MVEAAPPGPGPLRRTFLVPEIKSLDQYDFSRAKAAASLAWVLRAAFGGAEHVPSELWEPFYTDQYAQEHVKPPVTRLLLSAELYCRAWRQALPQLETPPSPSALLALLARRGTVPALPERPVQEADLRHQPILMGAHLAVIDALMVAFAFEWTKTLPGPLALASLEHKLLFWVDTTIRRLQEKTEQEAAQRASPVAPADGVAPAQPSHAIAFCLKESGSKPPMIRYRKDRAVARRAPCFPNVTTLQDLASGAALAATIHCYCPQLLRLEEVCLKEPMSVADSLYNLQLVQDFCASRLPRGCPLSLEDLLYVPPPLKINLVVLLAEMFMCFEVLKPDFVQAKELPDGHAASPRAMEASPAQNSSGCRYSSPVGSPVFNFRHPLLSPGGPQSPLRGSTGSLKSSPSMSHMEALGKAWNRQLSRPLSQAVSFSTPFGLDSDVDVVMGDPVLLRSVSSDSLGPPRPAPARTPVQPSPEPGDLPTIEEALQIIHSAEPRLLPDGAADGSFYLHSPEGSSKLPLASSYPLEGASKPLPDGPTKAPTYVPHPEGPLKPSPCPAGEVSKPPALSEGSPKAAASSPAASNSEVKMTSFAERKKQLVRAEAEAGSPAATPTAPEALSSEMSELGARLEEKRRAIEAQKRRIEAIFAKHRQRLGKSAFLQVQPREAGGEAEAEPGPVPGGERPAGEGQGDPSPRPKAVTFSPELGPVPPEGLGDYNRAVSKLSAALSSLQRDMQRLTDQQQRLLAPPEAPGPAPPPAAWVIPGPTVGPKAASPSPARRAPAARRSPGPGPSPTPRSPKHARPAELRLAPLTRVLTPPHDVDSLPHLRKFSPSQVPVQTRSSILLAEGSPPEPGARPGLIEIPLGSLEEPTAEDEGDGSPPGAEDSLEEEASSEGEPRAGLGFFYKDEDKPEDEMAQKRASLLERQQRRAEEARRRKQWQEAEKEQRREEAARLAQEEVTAGPPAPPAPVAPAAAPAPAARVPAEEEVGPRRGDFTRLEYERRAQLKLMDDLDKVLRPRAAGAGGPGRGGRRAPRPRSGCCDDSALARSPARGLLGSRLSKVYSQSTLSLSTVANEAPNNLGVKRPTSRAPSPSGLMSPSRLPGSRERDWENGSNASSPASVPEYTGPRLYKEPSAKSNKFIIHNALSHCCLAGKVNEPQKNRILEEIEKSKANHFLILFRDSSCQFRALYTLSGETEELTRLAGYGPRTVTPAMVEGIYKYNSDRKRFTQIPAKTMSMSVDAFTIQGHLWQSKKPTTPKKGSSTPK encoded by the exons AGCACGTGCCCTCGGAGCTGTGGGAGCCCTTCTACACCGACCAGTACGCGCAGGAGCACGTGAAGCCCCCGGTGACGCGGCTGCTGCTCTCGGCCGAGCTCTACTGCCGGGCCTGGCGCCAGGCGCTGCCGCAGCTCGAGACCCCCCCCAGCCCCTCGGCGTTGCTGGCCCTGCTGGCGCGGAGGGGCACAGTGCCCGCGCTGCCCGAGCGCCCCGTGCAGGAGGCCGACCTGAGGCACCAGCCCATCCTCATG GGAGCCCATCTAGCTGTCATTGACGCCCTTATGGTTGCCTTCGCCTTCGAGTGGACGAAGACACTGCCCGGTCCTTTGGCCCTGGCCAGCTTGGAGCACAAGCTCCTTTTCTGGGTGGACACG accATCCGGCGGCTGCAGGAGAAGACGGAGCAGGAAGCTGCCCAGAGAGCCTCTCCTGTGGCCCCTGCAGACGGGGTGGCCCCAGCACAGCCCTCG cACGCAATTGCCTTCTGTTTGAAGGAGTCGGGGAGCAAACCCCCCATG ATCCGATACCGCAAGGACCGAGCTGTGGCCCGACGTGCCCCCTGCTTTCCAAATGTGACCACGCTCCAGGATCTGGCAAGTGGGGCTGCACTGGCTGCCACAATCCACTGCTATTGTCCCCAGCTCTTGCGACTCGAGG AGGTGTGCCTCAAGGAGCCCATGTCTGTGGCGGACAGCCTCTACAACCTCCAGCTGGTGCAGGACTTCTGCGCCTCCCGCCTTCCTCGCGGCTGCCCGCTGTCCCTCGAGGACCTGCTCTATGTCCCACCGCCCCTCAAG ATCAACCTGGTGGTGCTGCTCGCTGAGATGTTCATGTGCTTTGAGGTGCTGAAACCTGATTTCGTGCAGGCCAAAGAGCTGCCTGACGGTCACG CGGCCTCCCCCCGGGCCATGGAGGCCTCTCCCGCTCAGAACAGCAGTGGCTGCAGGTACAGTTCGCCTGTTGG TTCTCCTGTCTTCAACTTCCGCCACCCGCTCCTGTCACCCGGCGGCCCCCAGTCCCCACTCCGTGGATCCACAG GCTCACTGAAGTCCTCCCCGTCCATGTCCCACATGGAGGCCCTCGGCAAGGCCTGGAACCGTCAGCTCAG ccgccccCTTTCCCAGGCAGTGTCGTTCAGCACCCCCTTTGGCCTGGACAGCGACGTGGATGTCGTCATGGGAGACCCCGTCCTACTCCGCTCCGTCAGCTCAGACAGCTTGGgccccccgcgccccgcgccAGCCCGGACCCCCGTCCAGCCATCCCCGGAGCCTGGCGACCTGCCTACCATCGAGGAGGCCTTGCAGATCATCCACAGTGCCGAGCCCCGGCTGCTCCCAGATGGCGCTGCCGACGGCAGCTTCTACCTCCACTCCCCTGAGGGCTCCTCCAAACTGCCGCTGGCTTCCTCCTACCCACTCGAGGGGGCCTCAAAGCCACTGCCCGATGGGCCCACCAAAGCACCCACCTACGTGCCCCACCCTGAGGGCCCCTTGAAACCATCTCCCTGCCCGGCAGGGGAGGTGTCGAAACCACCGGCCCTATCTGAGGGCTCCCCGAAGGCGGCAGCTTCGTCCCCAGCGGCCAGCAACTCCGAGGTGAAGATGACCAGCTTTGCGGAACGCAAGAAGCAGCTGGTCAGGGCTGAGGCCGAGGCAGGTTCCCCGGCAGCCACCCCCACAGCCCCAGAGGCCCTGAGCTCAGAGATGAGTGAACTGGGGGCCCGGCTGGAGGAGAAACGGCGGGCCATTGAGGCTCAGAAGCGACGGATCGAGGCCATCTTTGCCAAGCACCGCCAGCGACTGGGCAAGAGCGCTTTCCTGCAGGTGCAGCCAcgggaggctggaggggaggcagaggcggAGCCGGGCCCGGTCCCTGGTGGGGAGCGACCAGCGGGTGAAGGCCAGGGTGATCCATCCCCACGGCCCAAGGCAGTAACCTTCTCACCCGAACTGGGCCCGGTGCCCCCCGAGGGGCTGGGGGACTATAACCGGGCAGTCAGCAAGCTAAGTGCTGCGCTGAGCTCACTGCAACGGGACATGCAGAGGCTCACGGACCAGCAGCAGCGGCTCCTGGCCCCACCTGAGGCCCCCGGGCCTGCCCCGCCACCTGCTGCATGGGTCATCCCTGGTCCCACAGTGGGTCCCAAAGCCGCATCTCCCAGCCCTGCTCGGCGTGCCCCAGCTGCCCGGCGCAGCCCCGGGCCCGGCCCCAGCCCGACACCCCGAAGCCCGAAACATGCACGGCCAGCAGAGCTGCGGCTAGCACCCCTGACAAGAGTGCTCACACCTCCCCACGATGTAGACAGCCTCCCCCACCTGCGCAAGTTCTCGCCAAGCCAGGTGCCTGTGCAGACACGCTCCTCTATCCTCCTGGCGGAGGGGTCACCTCCAGAGCCTGGGGCCCGGCCTGGCCTCATCGAGATCCCGCTGGGCAGCCTGGAAGAGCCCACAGCCGAAGACGAGGGAGATGGGAGCCCCCCTGGTGCTGAGGATTCCTTGGAGGAAGAGGCATCTTCCGAGGGAGAGCCccgggcagggctgggattcTTCTATAAG GATGAAGACAAGCCCGAGGACGAGATGGCCCAGAAGCGGGCCAGCCTGCTGGAACGGCAGCAGCGGCGGGCGGAGGAGGCGCGGCGGCGGAAACAGTGGCAGGAGGCTGAGAAGGAGCAGCGGAGGGAAGAGGCCGCACG GCTGGCCCAGGAGGAGGTGACCGCGGGCCCCCCGGCCCCCCCGGCTCCTGTGGCCCCcgcagcagccccagcccctgctgcgAGGGTCCCAGCTGAGGAAGAGGTGGGCCCCAGGCGGGGGGACTTCACTCGGCTCGAGTATGAACGCAGGGCCCAGCTGAAGCTGATGGATGACCTTGACAAAGTGCTGCGGCCACGGGCTGCGGGGGCCGGGGGGCCAGGCCGGGGtgggcggagggccccccggccACGCTCTGGTTGCTGTGATGACTCGGCCCTGGCACGAAGCCCTGCCCGTGGCCTGCTGG gctcccggctgagcaaagTCTACTCTCAGTCCACCCTATCACTGTCCACCGTGGCCAACGAGGCCCCCAATAACCTTGGTGTGAAGAGGCCCACGTCTCG GGCTCCTTCCCCATCCGGCCTCATGTCCCCCAGCCGCCTGCCTGGCAGCCGTGAGCGTGACTGGGAGAACGGCAGCAACGCCTCGTCCCCGGCGTCGGTGCCTGAGTACACAG GTCCACGGCTGTACAAGGAGCCCAGCGCCAAGTCCAACAAGTTCATCATCCACAACGCCCTGTCTCACTGCTGCTTGGCGGGCAAGGTAAACGAACCGCAGAAGAACCGCATTCTCGAG GAAATTGAGAAGAGCAAGGCCAACCACTTCCTGATCCTCTTCCGCGACTCGAGCTGCCAGTTCCGGGCGCTCTACACGCTGTCCGGGGAGACGGAGGAGCTGACTCGCCTGGCGGGCTACGGCCCCCGCACAGTCACGCCCGCCATGGTCGAGGGCATCTACAAGTACAACTCGGACCGCAAGCGCTTCACCCAGATCCCTGCCAAGACCATGTCCATGAGTGTAGATGCCTTCACCATCCAGGGCCACCTCTGGCAGAGCAAGAAGCCCACGACTCCCAAGAAGGGCAGCAGCACCCCCAAGTAG